Proteins encoded within one genomic window of Bacillus sp. F19:
- a CDS encoding atypical membrane-integrating protein (Mistic protein) — translation MKLTKDEKNALSDAIDKMNEGLDLFIQFYNDAEEDKPIIEFNEKTMSAIDKAIGVYGKEAVTDKINSIIREVLSFLPKDK, via the coding sequence ATGAAATTGACTAAAGATGAAAAAAACGCACTCAGCGATGCAATTGATAAAATGAATGAAGGTCTTGATCTCTTTATCCAATTCTACAATGACGCAGAAGAGGATAAGCCTATAATCGAATTCAATGAGAAAACAATGTCTGCCATTGATAAAGCTATAGGTGTCTATGGAAAAGAGGCTGTCACAGATAAAATCAATTCCATTATCAGAGAGGTTCTTTCATTTCTTCCAAAAGATAAATAA
- a CDS encoding NAD-binding protein, with protein sequence MKSNKLLIDWLKWPVYFRIVLIVMLIVLLFGQIISLIEPEVFPTVFDGIWWALVTVSTVGFGDYVPKTVAGRSVGMVLILIGAGFITTYFATLSAAAFQKQHSYLKGDTAYKHGNHIVIIGWNEKTNELIETFQKIKPYKNIVLIDDTLEESPLIENLHFIKGNPTIDRTLVRANIEHADAAIITANQHKNESDADMNSILILLALKGINPDLYTVIELVTGMHVNNAKRAGADEIIKSYQLSSHLMMNSYLAKYGLSSVYSELNAAKGNYFKIEPIPQELIGETFHAASHALLEKELLLIGIKKGDKTKLNPPISHILQQDDLLILITH encoded by the coding sequence GTGAAGTCTAATAAATTACTGATTGATTGGCTGAAATGGCCCGTGTATTTCAGAATTGTTTTGATCGTTATGCTGATTGTGCTTCTTTTCGGTCAGATTATTTCTCTTATTGAACCTGAAGTTTTTCCAACCGTGTTTGATGGAATCTGGTGGGCGCTTGTCACCGTATCCACCGTAGGCTTCGGAGACTATGTGCCTAAAACCGTAGCGGGGCGCTCTGTTGGAATGGTGCTCATTTTAATCGGAGCAGGATTTATCACAACTTATTTCGCAACATTGTCAGCGGCAGCTTTTCAAAAACAGCATTCTTATCTAAAAGGAGATACAGCTTATAAACATGGCAATCATATTGTGATTATCGGATGGAATGAGAAAACGAACGAACTGATTGAGACTTTCCAGAAAATAAAGCCATACAAAAACATTGTACTAATTGATGATACGCTTGAGGAATCTCCTCTTATTGAAAATCTTCATTTTATTAAAGGCAACCCGACAATAGACCGGACACTCGTGAGAGCGAATATCGAACATGCAGATGCAGCCATCATTACAGCCAATCAGCATAAAAATGAATCGGATGCAGATATGAACTCCATTCTCATTTTACTTGCTTTGAAAGGGATAAATCCTGATTTATATACAGTCATCGAGCTCGTAACGGGAATGCATGTGAATAACGCAAAGCGTGCCGGGGCAGATGAAATTATTAAATCGTATCAGCTGTCAAGTCATTTAATGATGAACAGCTACTTAGCAAAATACGGCTTATCGAGTGTGTACTCTGAACTGAATGCTGCAAAAGGAAACTATTTTAAAATCGAACCGATTCCACAAGAATTAATTGGAGAAACTTTTCATGCGGCAAGCCACGCACTGCTTGAAAAAGAGCTGCTGTTAATCGGCATCAAAAAAGGAGATAAGACGAAGTTGAACCCGCCTATCTCCCATATCCTGCAACAGGATGATCTTCTCATTCTGATTACCCATTAA
- a CDS encoding YugN-like family protein, whose amino-acid sequence MIEIPSKLEGKSFKLYHLEQQLKPLGYAIGGGWEYDHGSFDYKIDDEEGYQFLRVPFTAVDGQLDSQNTTVKLTNPYLLSHKYKIGLDDHVHIGNVKASFDQFQEPQDKDAEFPEKYVDIGKDLVKELEAVLLD is encoded by the coding sequence ATGATTGAAATTCCGTCAAAGCTTGAAGGAAAGTCGTTTAAGCTTTACCATCTTGAACAGCAGCTAAAGCCGCTTGGCTATGCAATCGGCGGAGGCTGGGAGTATGATCATGGTTCGTTTGATTACAAAATTGATGATGAAGAAGGCTATCAGTTTCTTCGTGTGCCATTTACAGCGGTGGATGGTCAGCTTGACTCGCAAAACACAACGGTTAAGCTGACAAATCCATACCTGCTTTCACATAAATACAAAATCGGACTTGATGATCATGTTCATATCGGAAATGTGAAAGCTTCATTTGATCAATTTCAGGAGCCTCAGGATAAGGATGCCGAGTTCCCTGAAAAGTATGTCGATATTGGCAAGGATTTAGTGAAAGAACTTGAAGCGGTATTGCTGGATTAA
- a CDS encoding DUF523 domain-containing protein: MILVSSCLAGLEVRYNGTHSLDNKISKLIEENKAITVCPELLGGFSTPREPAEIIGGNGEDVLDGNAKVVEKSGRDVTEQYIKGAYVTFNKAKEVNATIVVLKEDSPSCGSSMIYNGEFIGKKIVGNGVTTALLKRNGLRVISEEQFSDNLG; encoded by the coding sequence ATGATATTAGTGAGTTCTTGTTTAGCAGGTTTAGAGGTAAGGTATAATGGTACGCATAGTCTAGATAACAAGATAAGTAAACTAATAGAAGAAAATAAAGCAATAACCGTTTGTCCCGAATTGCTTGGCGGTTTTTCAACACCAAGAGAACCTGCGGAGATAATAGGCGGCAACGGGGAAGATGTACTGGATGGGAATGCCAAAGTAGTCGAGAAATCAGGAAGAGACGTAACTGAACAGTACATAAAAGGAGCTTATGTAACTTTTAATAAAGCAAAAGAGGTTAATGCAACAATTGTTGTTCTTAAAGAGGACAGCCCATCCTGTGGAAGTTCAATGATTTACAATGGTGAATTTATAGGTAAGAAAATTGTTGGAAATGGAGTCACAACTGCTTTACTAAAAAGAAACGGGTTACGAGTAATTTCAGAAGAACAGTTTTCGGATAATCTCGGGTGA
- a CDS encoding cupin domain-containing protein has translation MMKKGQLEVMNLNELIKDQKDYTNFIVSEVNDHALRIAVINGEFHWHKHEDCDELFYVLEGELFIDLENNETVSLYPGEIFTVPANTMHRTRSNKRTVNICFEKAINDIKGSES, from the coding sequence ATGATGAAAAAAGGTCAATTAGAGGTTATGAACTTAAATGAATTAATAAAAGACCAAAAGGACTACACAAATTTTATTGTAAGTGAAGTAAATGACCACGCTCTTAGAATAGCTGTGATAAATGGAGAATTTCACTGGCATAAACACGAGGATTGCGACGAGTTATTTTATGTATTAGAAGGTGAACTTTTCATAGACTTAGAAAACAATGAAACAGTTTCATTATATCCAGGTGAAATATTTACTGTACCTGCTAATACAATGCATCGAACTCGTTCAAACAAAAGGACAGTCAATATTTGTTTTGAAAAGGCAATTAACGATATAAAAGGGAGCGAAAGTTAA
- a CDS encoding DinB family protein, with amino-acid sequence MNSIDLIILNFNEVRRRSIKVWTSIPAEKLNWKPDDKAMTCFEMIRHVLESEHYYHLAIKNRGSLSTFDSPFENLPYTSVEAELEFADLYRKQFIDTVKSFSEEDLDTIKIDRSESGYIRSLGDMLLRVAYHESVHTGQLLDYLRSAGIPRVRIWD; translated from the coding sequence ATGAACTCAATTGATTTGATTATCTTAAATTTTAATGAAGTTAGAAGAAGAAGCATAAAGGTTTGGACTTCTATTCCCGCAGAAAAACTTAATTGGAAACCAGATGATAAAGCTATGACTTGTTTTGAAATGATTAGACATGTATTAGAAAGTGAACATTACTATCACTTGGCAATTAAAAACAGAGGGAGCCTCTCTACTTTTGATTCTCCCTTTGAAAACCTTCCCTATACATCAGTAGAAGCAGAATTAGAGTTTGCAGACCTGTATAGAAAACAGTTCATAGATACAGTTAAATCGTTTTCTGAAGAAGATTTAGATACCATAAAAATTGACAGATCCGAATCTGGATACATAAGAAGTCTGGGAGATATGCTACTGCGTGTGGCCTATCATGAATCTGTCCACACTGGTCAGTTATTAGATTATCTAAGATCTGCAGGCATACCCAGAGTTCGAATCTGGGACTAA
- a CDS encoding glucose-6-phosphate isomerase — protein MTHVRFDYSKALSFFGEHELTYLRDFVKVAHHSIHEKTGAGSDYLGWVDLPSEYDKEEFARIQKSAEKIKSDSDVLLVVGIGGSYLGARAALEMLNHSFYNALSKEQRKTPQIIFVGNNISSTYMKDLMDLLDGKDFSINVISKSGTTTEPALAFRIFRKLLEEKYGKAEAKSRIYATTDKARGALKTLATEEGYKSFIIPDDVGGRYSVLTAVGLLPIAAAGADIEEMMKGAAAAMEDFAVSELEDNAAYQYAAVRNALYNRGKTIEMLINYEPGLQYFSEWWKQLFGESEGKDQKGIFPASANFSTDLHSMGQYVQEGRRDLFETVLNVEKPRHELTIEAEENDLDGLNYLAGETVDFVNKKAFQGTMLAHTDGGVPNLIVNLPEMNEYTFGYLVYFFEKACAMSGYLLGVNPFDQPGVEAYKVNMFALLGKPGFEEVKAKLEKRLEE, from the coding sequence ATGACACATGTTCGGTTTGATTATTCTAAAGCGTTGTCATTTTTTGGTGAACACGAACTTACATATTTGCGCGATTTCGTTAAAGTGGCGCATCATTCAATTCATGAAAAAACAGGTGCGGGAAGTGACTATTTAGGATGGGTTGATCTTCCGTCTGAGTATGATAAAGAAGAATTTGCACGCATTCAAAAAAGTGCAGAAAAAATTAAATCTGATTCAGATGTTCTTTTAGTAGTCGGAATCGGGGGTTCATACCTTGGGGCGCGTGCTGCTCTTGAAATGCTGAATCATTCTTTCTACAATGCTCTTTCTAAAGAACAGCGCAAAACGCCTCAGATTATTTTTGTGGGCAACAATATCAGCTCAACCTATATGAAGGATTTAATGGATCTGCTTGATGGGAAAGATTTCTCTATCAATGTTATTTCCAAATCAGGCACAACAACTGAGCCTGCGCTTGCATTCCGTATTTTCCGCAAGCTGCTCGAAGAAAAATACGGAAAAGCTGAAGCTAAATCCCGTATTTACGCAACAACAGACAAAGCCCGCGGTGCATTAAAAACACTCGCAACTGAAGAAGGCTACAAATCATTCATTATTCCAGATGATGTCGGCGGACGTTACTCAGTTTTAACAGCTGTTGGCTTATTGCCAATTGCTGCTGCAGGAGCTGACATCGAGGAAATGATGAAAGGCGCGGCAGCCGCAATGGAAGATTTTGCAGTTTCTGAGCTGGAAGATAATGCTGCATACCAATATGCTGCTGTTCGAAATGCTTTATATAACCGCGGTAAAACGATTGAAATGCTGATTAACTATGAGCCGGGTCTTCAATACTTTTCAGAGTGGTGGAAACAGCTGTTTGGCGAAAGTGAAGGAAAAGATCAAAAAGGCATTTTCCCTGCTTCAGCAAACTTCTCAACGGATCTTCATTCAATGGGACAATACGTTCAAGAAGGCCGCCGCGATTTATTTGAAACCGTGCTGAACGTAGAGAAGCCTCGTCATGAATTAACGATTGAAGCAGAAGAAAATGATTTGGACGGCTTAAACTACTTAGCTGGTGAAACAGTTGATTTCGTTAATAAAAAAGCATTCCAGGGCACAATGCTTGCTCATACAGACGGTGGCGTTCCGAACTTAATCGTGAATCTTCCGGAAATGAACGAGTACACATTCGGATACCTTGTTTATTTCTTCGAAAAAGCATGTGCAATGAGCGGATACCTGCTGGGCGTCAACCCATTTGACCAGCCTGGTGTTGAAGCTTATAAAGTGAATATGTTTGCTTTACTCGGGAAACCAGGTTTTGAAGAAGTGAAAGCGAAGCTTGAGAAACGCTTAGAGGAATAA
- a CDS encoding iron-containing alcohol dehydrogenase → MENFTYHNPAKLIFGKDQLEQLKTEVTKYGKNVLLVYGGGSIKRNGLYDKVLAQLEEIGANVFELAGVEPNPRLSTVKRGVNLSKSENIDFLLAVGGGSVIDCTKAIAAGAKYDGDAWDIVTKKHMPTEALPFGTVLTLAATGSEMNAGSVITNWETQEKYGWGSPLTFPKFSILDPVNTFTVPKDQTVYGMVDMMSHVFEQYFHHTKNTPLQDRFCEATLKTVIETAPKLMNDLENYELRETILYSGTIALNGSLQMGYRGDWATHNIEHAVSAVYDIPHAGGLAILFPNWMRHTLDENVDRFKQVAVRVFNVDPEGKSDRDIAFEGIDKLSEFWSSLGAPSRLADYGITNEKIDLIADKAMSNGEFGNFKKLNKEDVLAILKASL, encoded by the coding sequence GTGGAAAATTTTACATACCATAATCCTGCTAAATTAATTTTTGGTAAAGATCAGCTTGAACAGCTAAAAACTGAAGTGACTAAATACGGCAAAAATGTTCTCCTTGTTTACGGTGGCGGAAGCATTAAGCGTAATGGTTTATATGATAAAGTTCTTGCACAGCTTGAGGAAATTGGAGCTAATGTGTTCGAGCTTGCAGGGGTTGAGCCAAATCCAAGGTTATCGACTGTAAAGCGCGGCGTAAATCTTTCTAAAAGTGAAAATATTGACTTCCTTTTAGCTGTAGGCGGAGGAAGTGTCATTGACTGTACAAAGGCCATCGCTGCAGGGGCAAAGTATGACGGAGATGCTTGGGATATCGTTACCAAAAAACATATGCCGACAGAAGCTCTTCCGTTTGGAACAGTTTTGACATTAGCTGCAACTGGATCTGAAATGAATGCAGGTTCTGTTATCACTAACTGGGAAACACAAGAGAAATACGGATGGGGAAGCCCTCTTACATTCCCGAAATTCTCTATTTTAGATCCTGTTAACACATTTACAGTTCCAAAGGACCAAACCGTATATGGAATGGTTGACATGATGTCGCATGTGTTTGAACAATATTTCCACCATACGAAAAACACACCTCTGCAGGACCGTTTCTGTGAAGCTACTTTAAAGACAGTAATTGAAACAGCTCCTAAGCTGATGAATGACTTAGAAAATTATGAGCTTCGCGAAACCATCCTATATTCAGGCACAATTGCATTAAACGGATCTCTGCAAATGGGTTACCGCGGCGATTGGGCGACTCATAACATTGAGCATGCTGTATCAGCTGTGTATGATATTCCGCATGCAGGAGGTCTCGCAATCCTATTCCCTAACTGGATGAGACATACGCTGGATGAGAACGTTGACCGCTTCAAACAAGTTGCTGTACGAGTATTCAATGTTGATCCTGAAGGGAAATCAGATCGTGACATCGCATTCGAAGGCATCGATAAGCTAAGTGAATTCTGGAGCAGCTTAGGCGCACCAAGCCGCTTGGCTGATTACGGCATCACAAACGAGAAGATTGACCTGATTGCCGATAAAGCAATGTCTAACGGAGAATTCGGCAACTTTAAAAAGCTGAATAAAGAAGACGTTCTTGCGATTTTAAAAGCATCTCTATAA
- a CDS encoding DUF378 domain-containing protein, which translates to MSALQRIALVLTIIGAINWGLIGFFQFDLVAAIFGGQDAALSRIIYGLVGIAGLINLAILFKPAAEIARDEPKPEAR; encoded by the coding sequence ATGAGCGCATTACAACGCATTGCACTTGTACTTACTATTATCGGAGCGATAAACTGGGGTTTAATCGGCTTCTTCCAATTTGATCTAGTAGCTGCTATTTTCGGCGGCCAAGACGCTGCATTATCAAGAATTATCTACGGACTAGTTGGAATTGCCGGCCTTATCAACCTTGCAATTCTGTTCAAGCCGGCAGCTGAAATTGCTCGCGACGAGCCAAAACCAGAAGCACGATAA
- the yugI gene encoding general stress protein 13 encodes MSTKYETGSVHTGKVTGIQRYGAFVALDESTQGLVHISEIAHGFVKDINEQLKVGDEVQVKVLSVDEQAGKISLSIRATQEAPAQTEAPKKPKKRQATVKATPAYSNETPQGFNTLKEKLEEWIEQSKQTNK; translated from the coding sequence ATGAGCACAAAATACGAAACAGGTTCTGTTCACACAGGAAAAGTAACAGGAATCCAACGCTACGGAGCGTTTGTAGCATTAGATGAATCAACACAAGGTTTAGTTCACATTTCTGAAATCGCACACGGTTTTGTTAAAGATATCAACGAACAATTAAAAGTAGGCGACGAAGTTCAAGTGAAAGTTCTTTCAGTTGACGAGCAAGCTGGCAAAATCAGCCTTTCAATTCGTGCAACTCAAGAAGCTCCAGCACAAACTGAAGCTCCTAAAAAGCCTAAAAAGCGCCAAGCTACAGTGAAAGCAACTCCTGCTTATTCTAACGAAACTCCACAAGGTTTCAACACTCTTAAAGAAAAATTAGAAGAGTGGATCGAGCAATCTAAACAAACAAATAAATAA
- a CDS encoding RNA polymerase sigma factor, whose protein sequence is MNDDELVIKAKKGNMNAFQDLVKKYTPVVEKFAYQLGNRRDDIDDITQEVFIRVYRFLDQFSKAKFSTWLYKITLNVTRDAARKRMSNMQKVFKIQNEPANDYPEVEAHVLQNEEDRALHLCLQKLDEKYRVPIVLYYFHELKYEEIAEIMSITLSAVKTRILRGKTMLKKILEEHEKKEGETHG, encoded by the coding sequence ATGAACGATGATGAGTTAGTTATAAAAGCAAAAAAAGGCAATATGAATGCGTTTCAGGATCTTGTTAAGAAATACACTCCAGTTGTTGAAAAGTTTGCTTATCAGCTGGGGAACCGGCGTGATGATATAGATGATATTACACAGGAAGTATTTATACGCGTGTACCGTTTTCTTGATCAATTTTCAAAAGCGAAATTTTCAACCTGGCTTTATAAAATAACCCTCAATGTCACGCGTGATGCTGCAAGAAAACGAATGTCAAATATGCAAAAGGTCTTTAAAATTCAAAACGAGCCTGCCAATGATTATCCGGAGGTAGAAGCTCATGTTCTTCAAAATGAAGAAGACAGGGCCCTTCATCTTTGTCTTCAAAAGCTTGATGAAAAATATAGAGTTCCAATTGTGCTTTATTATTTTCATGAACTGAAATATGAAGAGATTGCTGAAATTATGTCGATTACGTTATCTGCTGTTAAAACAAGAATATTACGAGGAAAAACAATGCTTAAGAAGATATTGGAAGAGCACGAGAAGAAAGAAGGTGAAACTCATGGATGA